A genome region from Rhizobium sp. N324 includes the following:
- the pcaD gene encoding 3-oxoadipate enol-lactonase — translation MQFARINDVTIHYQVIGAPADRPVIVFINSLGTDFRIWRDVVVRLAGDYAIVLYDKRGHGLSDVGQLPASIEDHATDLAGLLDLLSVKDAVICGLSVGGLIAQSLYQRRPDLVGALILSDTAHKIGTSESWNARIAAVEKNGIGSIVDAIMERWFTPAFRRPENTAYSGYCNMLTRQPVEGYIAACEAIRDADFTEAAKSVAVPTICIVGDQDGSTPPDLVLATAKLIPGARYEVIPDCAHIPCVEQPEALTAIIRAFLTSLPSGETNR, via the coding sequence GTGCAGTTCGCCCGCATAAACGACGTAACGATCCACTATCAGGTCATCGGCGCGCCTGCCGATCGGCCGGTGATCGTCTTCATCAATTCGCTCGGCACGGATTTCCGCATCTGGCGCGATGTCGTGGTGCGGCTGGCCGGGGACTACGCCATCGTACTCTACGACAAGCGCGGCCACGGGCTTTCCGATGTCGGCCAACTCCCCGCGTCGATCGAGGACCATGCGACCGATCTTGCCGGCCTGCTCGATCTGCTGTCGGTCAAGGACGCCGTCATCTGCGGCCTCTCCGTCGGCGGCCTCATCGCCCAGTCGCTCTATCAGCGCCGGCCGGATCTCGTCGGCGCGCTCATCCTCAGCGACACCGCCCATAAGATCGGCACATCGGAAAGCTGGAATGCCCGCATCGCCGCCGTCGAGAAAAACGGCATCGGCAGCATCGTCGACGCCATCATGGAGCGCTGGTTCACGCCTGCCTTCCGCCGGCCCGAGAACACCGCCTATTCAGGCTATTGCAACATGCTGACGCGCCAGCCGGTCGAGGGTTATATCGCCGCCTGCGAAGCGATCCGCGATGCCGATTTCACCGAAGCGGCGAAGAGCGTCGCTGTCCCGACGATCTGCATCGTCGGCGACCAGGACGGCTCGACGCCGCCCGATCTCGTGCTGGCGACCGCGAAGCTGATCCCGGGCGCCCGTTACGAGGTCATCCCGGACTGCGCCCACATCCCTTGTGTCGAGCAGCCGGAGGCGCTGACGGCGATCATCCGCGCCTTCCTCACATCTCTTCCGTCTGGAGAAACCAACCGATGA
- the pcaQ gene encoding pca operon transcription factor PcaQ, whose translation MIDSRVKFRHLQTFVEVARQKSVMKAAELLHVSQPAVTKTIRELEQALGVDVFERDGRGIKITRYGEVFLRHAGAALTALRQGLDSVSQEQFADAPPIRIGALPTVSSRIMPRAMELFLKEQTWSRVKIVTGENSVLLEQLRVGDLDIVVGRLAGAEKMAGFSFEHLYSEQVVFAVRAGHPLLKGGQSPFSGFGEYTVLMPTRGSIIRPVVENFLIANGVSSLPNQIETVSDSFGRAFLRSSDAIWIISNGVVADDVADGRLALLPVDTGETRGPVGLTMRADAVPSVPQSILMQTIREAAREVS comes from the coding sequence ATGATCGACAGCCGCGTCAAGTTTCGCCATCTGCAGACCTTTGTCGAGGTGGCGCGGCAGAAGAGCGTTATGAAGGCGGCGGAATTGCTGCATGTCAGCCAGCCGGCGGTGACGAAGACGATCCGCGAGCTGGAGCAGGCGCTAGGTGTCGACGTCTTCGAGCGCGATGGCCGCGGCATCAAGATCACCCGGTACGGCGAGGTTTTTCTGCGGCATGCCGGGGCGGCGCTGACGGCTTTGCGCCAGGGTCTCGATTCCGTCTCGCAGGAGCAGTTCGCCGATGCGCCGCCGATCCGCATCGGCGCCCTGCCGACGGTGTCGTCGCGCATCATGCCGCGGGCGATGGAGCTCTTTCTCAAAGAACAGACCTGGAGCCGGGTGAAGATCGTCACCGGCGAGAACTCCGTGTTGCTGGAGCAGCTTCGCGTCGGCGATCTCGACATCGTCGTCGGCCGCCTGGCGGGGGCGGAGAAGATGGCGGGCTTTTCCTTCGAGCATCTTTATTCCGAGCAGGTGGTGTTTGCCGTGCGCGCCGGCCATCCGCTTCTCAAGGGCGGCCAATCGCCTTTCTCGGGTTTCGGCGAGTACACGGTGCTGATGCCGACGCGGGGCTCGATCATCCGGCCGGTGGTCGAAAATTTCCTCATCGCCAACGGCGTCTCCAGCCTGCCGAACCAGATAGAAACGGTCTCGGATTCCTTCGGCCGCGCCTTCCTGCGCTCGAGCGACGCGATCTGGATCATTTCCAACGGCGTGGTGGCCGATGACGTCGCCGACGGGCGGCTGGCGCTGCTGCCGGTCGATACCGGCGAGACCAGGGGGCCGGTCGGCCTGACGATGCGCGCCGATGCCGTGCCTTCGGTGCCGCAATCGATCCTGATGCAGACGATCCGCGAGGCGGCCAGGGAAGTTTCCTAA
- a CDS encoding LysR family transcriptional regulator: MDTLTSLRVFCTVAELKSFTAAADRLGVSPAMASKHVMQLENRLGTRLLNRTSRHVSLTETGRLYFNQTREMLERLDEVEDAIGNVTVAPRGTLKLSAPVWAATGYFTDMLAAYNRRYPDVCLDLDLSGRLVNLVDEGFDLALRATSQDRLDPGLVARPLTNVQFRLMASPDYLARTGRPQNVAELNGHALLRYSGVNLGESMSLEGPDGPHKITFRTVMLSDNETIMHLTALRGMGLAFLPAWMAEQDIEAGRLEIVLPAIMLGFNSTLYAVYPSRKYLSAKVRTFIDFLTASTREMG, translated from the coding sequence ATGGATACGTTGACGAGCCTGCGGGTGTTCTGCACCGTCGCCGAACTGAAAAGCTTCACCGCTGCCGCCGATCGCCTTGGCGTCTCACCGGCAATGGCGAGCAAGCATGTGATGCAGCTCGAGAACCGGCTGGGGACGCGGCTGCTCAACCGAACCAGCCGCCATGTCAGCCTGACGGAGACCGGGCGGCTTTATTTCAACCAGACCAGGGAGATGCTCGAACGGCTGGACGAGGTGGAAGACGCCATCGGCAATGTGACGGTGGCGCCCCGCGGTACCCTGAAATTGAGTGCGCCGGTTTGGGCGGCAACCGGCTATTTTACAGACATGCTGGCAGCCTATAACCGGCGCTACCCCGATGTCTGCCTTGACTTGGATCTCAGCGGCCGGCTGGTGAACCTGGTTGACGAAGGTTTCGATCTTGCGCTGCGGGCAACGTCGCAGGACCGGCTCGATCCGGGTCTCGTCGCCCGCCCGCTGACGAATGTGCAGTTTCGTCTCATGGCCTCGCCGGATTACCTCGCGCGAACCGGGCGGCCTCAAAACGTCGCCGAACTCAACGGCCACGCCCTGCTTCGCTACTCCGGCGTCAACCTCGGGGAAAGCATGTCGCTGGAAGGTCCTGACGGCCCACACAAGATCACCTTCCGCACCGTGATGCTCAGCGACAATGAGACAATTATGCATCTCACGGCCCTGCGCGGCATGGGCCTCGCCTTCCTGCCGGCATGGATGGCTGAGCAGGATATCGAAGCCGGCCGTCTGGAGATCGTGCTTCCGGCCATCATGCTCGGTTTCAACAGCACACTTTACGCCGTTTATCCGAGCCGCAAATATCTCTCCGCCAAGGTCCGCACCTTCATCGACTTTCTGACGGCGAGCACCCGGGAGATGGGATAA
- a CDS encoding alpha/beta hydrolase family protein yields MLDRFLLQGPHDARFTILLAHGAGAPMDSASMTGAAEALAGVGFRVARFEFAYMAARRTGARKPPPRAETLNPEYEAAIAELGVDGPLIIGGKSMGGRVASMVADDLHARGKVAGLLCLGYPFHPPGQPTKLRTAHLKGLTAPALICQGTRDEFGTRDEVPHYDLSDRIEILWLEDGDHDLKPRKTISGFSAADHLTTMAKAVKAWAERL; encoded by the coding sequence ATGCTGGACCGGTTTCTGCTGCAAGGCCCGCACGATGCGCGCTTCACGATCCTGCTTGCGCATGGCGCTGGCGCGCCGATGGATTCGGCGTCGATGACGGGGGCGGCGGAGGCGCTTGCCGGCGTCGGTTTTCGCGTCGCCCGTTTCGAATTCGCCTATATGGCCGCCCGCCGCACCGGAGCCCGCAAGCCGCCGCCGCGGGCCGAAACGCTCAATCCTGAATATGAAGCAGCGATTGCCGAACTCGGCGTTGACGGCCCCTTGATCATCGGCGGCAAGTCGATGGGTGGCCGGGTTGCCAGCATGGTCGCCGACGATCTCCATGCCAGGGGAAAGGTCGCCGGCCTGCTCTGCCTCGGCTATCCCTTCCATCCGCCCGGCCAGCCGACGAAACTGCGCACCGCTCACCTCAAAGGGCTGACAGCGCCCGCGCTGATCTGCCAGGGGACCCGCGACGAATTCGGCACGCGCGACGAGGTGCCGCACTACGATCTCTCTGACCGGATCGAAATCCTCTGGCTCGAGGACGGCGACCATGATCTCAAGCCGCGCAAGACAATCTCCGGCTTCTCCGCTGCCGATCATCTCACCACGATGGCGAAAGCCGTCAAGGCTTGGGCCGAGCGCCTTTAG
- a CDS encoding RES family NAD+ phosphorylase, whose product MSERFAEAPRPSYRLIPSQFPPIGLFDTVARAADLEAVMELVGWTNDRLVADRIHRLPEDEWVYGSANASIVMAAFLHVAPGGMRFNGPDLGAWYAADNLNTAAAEVGHHLRREAVARGVTTMVRTYRSYAATLIGDYLDIRGEQTSRPDVYDGKSYTASQLLGEEVRSSGGAGILYDSVRLRGGVNIAAHRPRNIRDVVQADHFEITVFAADRRIDVRRLAA is encoded by the coding sequence GTGAGCGAGCGCTTTGCCGAGGCGCCGCGTCCCTCCTACCGGCTGATCCCGTCGCAATTTCCGCCGATCGGGCTTTTCGACACGGTCGCGCGGGCGGCTGACCTCGAGGCCGTGATGGAACTCGTCGGCTGGACCAACGACCGTCTCGTCGCCGACCGCATCCACCGACTTCCCGAAGATGAATGGGTCTACGGGAGTGCGAACGCCAGCATCGTCATGGCGGCTTTCCTGCACGTCGCCCCCGGTGGCATGCGCTTCAACGGCCCCGATCTCGGCGCCTGGTATGCCGCCGACAATCTCAACACAGCCGCCGCCGAGGTCGGCCATCATCTCCGGCGCGAGGCTGTCGCCCGCGGTGTGACGACAATGGTGCGCACCTATCGAAGCTACGCGGCCACCCTGATCGGCGACTATCTCGATATTCGCGGCGAACAGACATCGCGGCCCGATGTCTATGACGGCAAGAGCTATACGGCGTCGCAGCTGCTGGGCGAAGAGGTGCGTTCGAGCGGCGGCGCCGGCATCCTTTATGACAGCGTCCGGCTGAGAGGCGGCGTCAACATCGCGGCGCACCGGCCGCGCAACATTCGCGACGTGGTTCAGGCCGATCACTTCGAAATCACCGTTTTCGCTGCCGACCGTCGCATCGATGTCAGGAGACTGGCCGCCTAA
- a CDS encoding MbcA/ParS/Xre antitoxin family protein: MQHARRREREGQGPQRLETDRFAPANRKRLSAPALRTFLAIADLWGLSEEQRLLVLGYPSRSTYHSWAKQAREHGAFTLDVDTLTRISAVLGIHQALGVLFADERAGVAWLRVPHQAPVFGGHPPLDIVTNGTQDGLMTVRRFLDGARGGVYMPPNRLDEAFTPYEDADVVFR, encoded by the coding sequence ATGCAGCATGCACGACGCAGGGAGCGGGAAGGCCAGGGGCCGCAGCGGCTTGAGACCGACAGGTTTGCGCCGGCAAATCGCAAAAGGCTGAGTGCACCGGCCTTGCGAACCTTCCTGGCGATCGCCGATCTCTGGGGTTTAAGCGAAGAGCAGCGGCTGCTGGTGCTCGGTTACCCCTCGCGCTCGACCTATCACAGCTGGGCCAAGCAGGCGCGCGAGCACGGGGCCTTCACGCTTGATGTCGATACGCTGACCCGGATTTCCGCCGTGCTCGGCATCCATCAGGCACTCGGCGTGCTGTTTGCCGACGAACGCGCCGGCGTCGCCTGGCTGCGCGTGCCGCATCAGGCGCCGGTGTTCGGCGGCCATCCACCGCTTGATATCGTCACCAACGGAACCCAGGACGGGCTGATGACCGTGCGCCGTTTCCTCGATGGCGCCCGCGGCGGTGTCTACATGCCGCCGAACAGGCTCGACGAAGCCTTCACGCCTTACGAAGATGCGGACGTCGTCTTCCGGTGA
- a CDS encoding DODA-type extradiol aromatic ring-opening family dioxygenase, with the protein MTNSRLPTYFVSHGGGPWPYMTGEFRRNFDVLEQSLVDMRAELVDAPKAILVVSGHWEEDGFAISSGVKPGMVYDYYGFPEHLYHITYNAPGSPDVANHVQHLLRASGIEAVLDPTRGYDHGTFSIMKPLYPEESIPVVQLSLDAGYDPALHISVGRALAPLRDEGVLIIGSGLSYHNLSAMRGTGGYEPSRRFDAWLQETLVHTACDKRTERLIEWQQAPAARAAHPREDHLIPLMVVVGAAENEAGATTYHQKDFAGGLTASSFRFGRVPSTPRSHGDAQ; encoded by the coding sequence GTGACAAATTCCAGACTCCCGACCTATTTCGTCAGCCATGGCGGCGGCCCCTGGCCCTATATGACGGGCGAATTCCGCCGCAACTTCGATGTGCTCGAACAGTCGCTGGTCGACATGCGCGCCGAACTCGTTGATGCGCCGAAGGCGATCCTCGTGGTCTCGGGTCACTGGGAAGAGGATGGTTTTGCCATATCGTCGGGCGTCAAGCCGGGCATGGTCTACGATTATTACGGCTTTCCCGAACACCTCTATCACATCACCTACAATGCCCCCGGTTCGCCCGATGTCGCAAACCACGTGCAGCATCTGCTGCGGGCGAGCGGCATCGAAGCGGTGCTCGATCCGACCCGCGGTTACGATCACGGCACTTTCAGCATCATGAAGCCGCTCTATCCGGAAGAGAGCATCCCCGTCGTGCAGCTTTCGCTGGATGCGGGTTACGATCCGGCGCTGCACATCAGCGTCGGCCGGGCACTGGCGCCGTTGCGTGACGAGGGCGTCCTGATTATCGGCAGCGGTCTCAGCTATCACAACCTTTCGGCCATGCGCGGCACGGGCGGATATGAGCCGTCCCGCCGCTTCGACGCCTGGCTTCAGGAAACGCTGGTTCACACGGCCTGCGACAAGCGCACCGAGCGGCTGATCGAATGGCAGCAGGCGCCGGCTGCGCGGGCGGCGCATCCGCGCGAAGACCATCTCATCCCGCTGATGGTGGTGGTCGGCGCCGCCGAGAACGAAGCCGGCGCCACCACCTATCACCAGAAGGACTTCGCCGGCGGGCTCACCGCATCGAGCTTCCGTTTCGGCCGCGTGCCCTCGACCCCTCGATCACATGGAGATGCGCAATGA